One genomic window of Osmia bicornis bicornis chromosome 5, iOsmBic2.1, whole genome shotgun sequence includes the following:
- the LOC114874383 gene encoding altered inheritance of mitochondria protein 3-1 isoform X3, translated as MDATIERECSALGGLFQQIITDMKNGAPLWEDLISKATKLHSCLRAAILAVSAYLETFQKIADAATNARGATKEIGTALTRICLRHKAVETRMKSFTSAIMDCLVLPLQEKLEDWKKSLINLDKEHAKEYKKAKAELRKRSTDTLRLQKKKARKSQHLQGQTQCHGPLSGDIELNRMLESSAAVVQEKRLSLEETERRAVRAALLEERGRYCLLARFLKPVLDEEIAMLMELTHLQEVSDQLQRHAASPHHLPPASEQVITDIKGCDVTQWSLATPPSSPSLSLGSRKSSMCSISSLTSSSSGSCKSHPSPSGHPWHRSLSQPAGVRPSSISGMMTLRHLANGSSRDSGFTSQDTLYTQPISEHQVSNVSSQTNKNTGCTTTRPVTTATWPDLQETSVQYDRQNQNTVNERPHTISSAYEKGHQRPALSVYTFQAPDVSGCCHSQPASPVSSSSSCSSSNQASRVQLRRNNGSNRPPIPNRCSSLERPTVPMKNEPPGSPRGKPKLPLPAHLAKELATHQLQQPMYVNMHELANLAASRAQEMQLPLPPPPASLSTPGTEKTEVTEKDGGSQTSESSVESSSGYGSQTTIPHSHSLQNQNENNWNVPGAASTLMIRRGSMQQAIKPPPPTRRTSTIITATFNNPSSTSNDERTDNTCDEVENLPPPPAFLLEGSSPTASPTPQRSISVSETVRTLTELRHTPASPSLLRKATGQTQSHNNTSTTLQHNAVLQVTRTNVERSCAAIRSASQERGSNTTTQVTGISTSVNIQGQGPGGVGQSFMAVLSAKLINSTGNNNTTTGNNTSNSPKSARKHSVEQQISNKNTKTPSGFLETLNAKLAQQQQTLQELLKCVHLLLFEYLL; from the exons ATGGATGCAACAATTGAAAGGGAGTGCAGTGCTTTGGGTGGCCTTTTTCAACAGATTATAACTGACATGAAG AATGGGGCTCCATTATGGGAGGATTTAATTTCAAAAGCAACAAAACTACATTCATGCTTAAG GGCTGCTATTTTGGCTGTGTCTGCATATCTTGAAACATTTCAAAAAATTGCTGATGCTGCAACTAATGCAAGAG GTGCCACAAAAGAAATTGGTACTGCTTTGACACGGATATGCCTTAGGCATAAAGCAGTAGAAACACGTATGAAATCATTTACCAG TGCTATAATGGATTGCTTGGTATTACCTCTTCAAGAGAAATTAGAAGATTGGAAAAAATCTTTAATAAACTTAGATAAGGAACATGCCAAAG AATACAAAAAAGCGAAAGCAGAGTTAAGAAAACGATCTACTGATACGTTACGtttgcaaaagaaaaaagcGCGTAAAAGTCAACATTTACAAGGACAGACTCAGTGTCATGGTCCATTATCAGGGGACATTGAATTAAATCGAATGTTAGAATCTTCCGCTGCTGTGGTTCAAGAAAAACGATTAAGCTTAGAAGAAACTGAAAGAAGAGCTGTTCGAGCAGCTCTACTCGAAGAAAGAGGCCGATATTGTCTTCTTGCTAGATTTTTAAAACCTGTACTT gATGAAGAAATTGCAATGTTAATGGAACTCACACATCTTCAAGAAGTTTCTGATCAATTACAACGACACGCAGCCTCTCCGCATCATTTGCCACCCGCATCAGAGCAAGTGATAACAGATATAAAAGGTTGCGATGTTACACAATGGTCGCTTGCTACGCCTCCTTCAAGTCCTTCTCTATCTCTTGGATCACGGAAAAGTTCAATGTGTTCAATCAGTTCTTTAACAAGTAGCAGCAGTGGGTCTTGCAAAAGTCATCCAAGCCCATCTGGACATCCTTGGCATAGATCACTTTCTCAG CCTGCCGGTGTCAGGCCCTCCAGCATCAGTGGTATGATGACGCTCCGCCACTTGGCAAACGGTAGTTCCCGTGACTCTGGCTTCACTTctcaggacacactgtatacaCAACCAATTTCTGAACATCAG GTATCAAATGTGTCTTCTCAAACTAATAAAAATACTGGTTGTACTACAACAAGACCTGTAACTACTGCTACTTGGCCTGACTTGCAGGAAACGTCAGTTCAGTATGATAGGCAAAATCAGAACACAGTCAACGAACGACCCCATACTATTTCTTCTG CTTATGAAAAAGGCCATCAAAGACCAGCACTCAGTGTCTACACATTCCAAGCTCCGGATGTTAGTGGCTGTTGTCATAGTCAACCTGCTTCTCcagtttcttcttcctcttcatgTTCTTCCTCTAATCAAGCATCTAGAGTACAACTGCGTAGGAATAATGGTAGTAATCGTCCTCCTATACCGAACAGATGTTCCAGTTTAGAACGACCTACGGTTCCAATGAAGAATGAACCCCCCGGAAGTCCTCGAGGCAAACCTAAATTACCATTGCCAGCACACTTAGCAAAAG AATTAGCAACCCATCAACTTCAACAGCCAATGTATGTGAACATGCACGAATTGGCAAATTTAGCCGCAAGCCGCGCTCAAGAAATGCAGTTACCGTTACCACCACCTCCTGCATCGCTATCAACACCAGGAACTGAGAAG ACTGAAGTTACGGAAAAAGATGGCGGAAGTCAAACATCAGAATCCAGCGTTGAATCTAGTAGTGGGTATGGAAGTCAAACCACTATACCCCATTCACATTCGCTTCAAAATCAAAATGAGAATAATTGGAATGTACCTGGTGCTGCATCTACTTTGATGATTCGAAGAGGATCGATGCAGCAAGCGATCAAACCTCCTCCGCCAACAAGACGTACATCTACTATTATAACTGCCACATTTAATAATCCTTCATCAACTTCTAACGATGAACGTACTGATAATACTTGCGACGAGGTTGAAAATCTTCCTCCGCCACCAGCATTTTTATTAGAAGGTTCTTCGCCAACGGCCAGCCCTACTCCTCAACG ATCTATCTCGGTCTCAGAAACAGTAAGGACTCTCACAGAACTGCGTCATACTCCTGCTAGCCCTTCTCTTTTACGGAAAGCTACAGGACAGACACAGTCGCATAACAATACATCTACTACGTTACAACACAATGCTGTATTACAAGTTACTCGAACGAATGTTGAACGTTCATGTGCGGCCATTCGTTCAGCTTCTCAAGAGCGTGGTTCGAATACCACCACGCAAGTGACTGGAATCAGCACGAGTGTTAACATTCAAGGGCAAGGTCCGGGTGGGGTAGGTCAAAGCTTTATGGCTGTTCTCAGTGCTAAGCTTATTAATAGCACGGGTAATAATAATACCACAACTGGTAACAACACGAGTAACAGTCCTAAATCAGCAAGGAAACACTCTGTCGAACAACAgataagtaataaaaatacCAAAACACCGTCTGGTTTTCTTGAAACTTTAAATGCTAAATTAGCGCAACAACAGCAAACTTTACAAG